The Papaver somniferum cultivar HN1 chromosome 3, ASM357369v1, whole genome shotgun sequence genome includes a region encoding these proteins:
- the LOC113356915 gene encoding polyadenylate-binding protein 2-like, with product MAQVQAQPQPPLSGPNGVANAAAAAAGGNQFGSTSLYVGDLDFSVTDSQLYDMFSQIGTVVSVRVCRDLSTRRSLGYGYVNYASLQEAARALDVLNFTPLNGKPIRIMYSHRDPSIRKSGTANIFIKNLDKAIDHKALHDTFSTFGNILSCKIATDGSGQSKGYGFVQYDKEESAQEAIDKLNGMLLNDKPVFVGPFLRKQERDSATSKTKFNNVFVKNLAESTTDDELKEIFGEYGPITSAVVMRDGDGKSKCFGFVNFENPEDAANAVDALNGRKADDKEWYVGKAQKKSEREVELKGRFDQTTKETVDKFQGVNLYVKNLDDSVDDDKLKELFAEFGTITSCKVMRDPCGISRGSGFVAFSTSEEANRALTEMNGKMVASKPLYVALAQRKEDRRARLQAQFSQMRPVAMPPNVAPRMPMYPPGGPGLGQQIFYGQGPPAMIPPQPGYGYQQQLVPGMRPGGPPMPNFFVPMVPQGQQGQRQGGRRAGAGPVQPNQQPVPMMQQQQMMPRGRMYRYPPGGRNMPEVPMPGVAGGMLSVPYDMSGMPLRDASMAQPIPIGALASALANATPDHQRTMLGENLYPLVDQLEHEMAAKVTGMLLEMDQTEVLHLLESPEALKAKVAEAMEVLRNVAQQQAQQQTSNPADQLAALSLNETIG from the exons ATGGCTCAAGTTCAAGCACAACCTCAACCTCCACTTTCTGGACCGAATGGAGTGGctaatgctgctgctgctgctgctggtggaaaTCAGTTTGGGTCAACATCTTTGTATGTTGGTGACCTTGATTTCAGTGTGACGGATTCTCAGCTTTATGATATGTTTAGTCAAATTGGAACAGTCGTATCTGTTAGGGTTTGCAGGGATTTGAGTACTCGAAGATCGTTAGGATACGGCTATGTTAATTATGCATCCCTCCAAGAAG CTGCAAGGGCATTGGATGTGCTTAACTTCACTCCTCTCAATGGGAAGCCCATTAGGATCATGTATTCTCATCGCGATCCAAGCATCCGTAAGAGTGGGACAGCTAATATATTCATCAAG AATCTTGACAAGGCTATTGACCACAAAGCACTGCATGATACATTTTCTACATTTGGGAATATTCTCTCTTGCAAGATAGCTACAGATGGTTCTGGCCAGTCAAAGGGATATGGGTTTGTGCAATATGACAAAGAGGAATCTGCCCAGGAAGCCATAGATAAGCTGAATGGGATGCTCTTGAATGATAAACCTGTCTTTGTTGGACCATTTCTTCGCAAGCAAGAAAGAGATTCTGCTACTAGCAAGACAAAGTTCAACAACGTCTTTGTGAAAAATCTTGCAGAGTCTACGACCGATGACGAGCTGAAGGAGATCTTTGGTGAATATGGACCCATTACTAGTGCTGTAGTGATGAGGGATGGTGACGGTAAATCCAAATGTTTTGGGTTTGTTAACTTTGAGAACCCTGAGGATGCCGCTAATGCTGTTGATGCTCTTAATGGGCGAAAAGCTGATGACAAAGAGTGGTATGTCGGGAAAGCTCAGAAGAAATCGGAAAGAGAGGTTGAGCTGAAAGGGAGGTTCGACCAGACTACGAAGGAAACAGTAGATAAGTTtcaaggggttaacttgtatgtGAAGAATTTGGATGATAGCGTTGATGATGATAAACTGAAGGAGTTGTTCGCAGAATTTGGCACTATTACGTCATGCAAG gttatGCGGGACCCTTGTGGAATTAGTAGGGGCTCAGGTTTTGTTGCTTTCTCAACTTCTGAAGAAGCCAATCGAGCA CTTACTGAGATGAATGGCAAAATGGTTGCTAGCAAGCCACTTTATGTGGCACTTGCGCAACGGAAGGAAGATCGAAGGGCAAGACTACAg GCACAGTTTTCCCAGATGCGCCCAGTTGCTATGCCACCTAATGTTGCCCCTCGTATGCCGATGTATCCTCCTGGTGGCCCTGGTCTTGGCCAACAAATTTTTTACGGTCAAGGCCCTCCTGCTATGATTCCTCCTCAG CCTGGGTATGGGTATCAGCAGCAGCTAGTTCCTGGTATGAGGCCTGGTGGACCACCAATGCCAAATTTCTTTGTGCCTATGGTCCCTCAGGGCCAGCAGGGTCAAAGACAAGGGGGAAGGCGTGCTGGAGCAGGTCCAGTGCAACCAAACCAGCAACCTGTTCCTATGATGCAGCAACAGCAG ATGATGCCAAGGGGACGTATGTACCGTTACCCACCTGGTGGTCGTAACATGCCCGAGGTTCCAATGCCAGGGGTTGCTGGGGGTATGCTTTCAGTTCCTTATGATATGAGTGGCATGCCGCTACGTGATGCTTCCATGGCTCAGCCTATCCCTATCGGTGCTTTGGCTTCTGCTCTTGCAAATGCAACACCTGATCATCAAAGAACG ATGCTGGGTGAAAATTTGTATCCCCTGGTGGATCAGCTTGAGCATGAAATGGCAGCCAAGGTGACCGGCATGCTTCTGGAGATGGACCAGACTGAGGTTTTGCACTTGCTCGAGTCTCCGGAAGCCTTAAAAGCAAAAGTTGCAGAAGCAATGGAGGTTTTGAGGAATGTTGCTCAGCAGCAGGCACAACAGCAGACGAGCAATCCTGCTGATCAACTTGCAGCCCTTTCATTGAACGAAACCATCGGTTGA
- the LOC113359773 gene encoding exocyst complex component EXO84B-like, translating into MSSSTTKSKPKKQRNPSEGSSGVLSSDYETGQESGHQSPPLSDKLKIFKSSQFDPDAYLTSKCQTLSEKDIRRLCSHLHDLRKASAEEMRKSVYSNYAAFIRTSKGISDLEGELLSIRNLLSNQAALVHGLADGVNVDALPTDTNDSTLDDIANFEQSQSSKVEKWCSELPDALEVLLAERRVDEALDALDEAESVAKEASQKKTLNPAALLSLKTAISEHRQKLADQLVEAACQPSTRGAELRADILALKKLGDGPRAHTLLLNAHYRRFQYNMQSLRPSSTSYGGAFTAVLSQLVFSSIAQAADDSLAVFGEEPAYTSELVTWSIDLTETLALLVKRHALSASVAAGGLRAAAECVQIALGHCSLLESRGLALCPVLLRLFRPSVEQALDANLKRIEESSAALAAADDWVLTYPPVGTRPSGRSATTSIGSLIASQPKLSSSAHRFNSMVQEFFEDVGPIINMQLGGTTLEGLLRVFTSYVNLLITALPGGMEDEGNLEGCENKIVRMAETETQQMALLANASLLADELLPRAFMKLNSQNQVGGKDELPRGASDRQNRGPEQREWKKRLQRSVDRLRDTFCRQHALELIFTEDGFTHLNAETYLNMDGNVEEHEWFPSPIFQELFAKVSRMATIAADMFVGRERFATILLMRLTETVIMWLSNDQAFWEEVESGPRPMRPLGLQQFYLDMEFVTLFTSQGRYLSRNLHQVIKDIIARALEAYATTGEDPYSVLPEDEWFAEVAQISIKIMTDKAKYGNGDRDVESPTASISAQSISSVVSHGSS; encoded by the coding sequence atgtcttcttcaacaacaaaatcaaagcCCAAAAAACAGAGAAACCCAAGCGAGGGAAGCAGTGGAGTTTTATCTTCTGATTATGAAACTGGTCAAGAAAGTGGCCATCAAAGTCCACCACTTTCAGACAAGCTTAAGATTTTCAAAAGCTCTCAGTTTGATCCTGATGCTTATCTCACATCTAAATGTCAAACCCTTAGCGAAAAGGATATAAGACGATTATGTAGTCATCTTCATGATTTGAGGAAAGCTTCAGCAGAGGAAATGCGTAAAAGCGTCTACTCAAATTATGCCGCTTTTATTCGTACATCAAAAGGAATTTCAGATCTTGAAGGTGAGCTTCTTTCTATAAGAAATCTTTTGTCTAATCAAGCAGCTTTAGTTCATGGTTTAGCCGATGGAGTCAATGTGGATGCATTACCTACTGATACAAATGATTCGACGCTGGATGATATAGCTAACTTTGAACAGTCGCAGTCCTCGAAAGTTGAAAAGTGGTGCTCAGAGTTGCCTGACGCTCTTGAAGTTTTATTGGCTGAGAGAAGAGTCGATGAAGCTTTAGATGCACTAGATGAAGCTGAAAGTGTAGCCAAAGAAGCATCTCAAAAGAAGACATTGAATCCTGCTGCACTCTTATCGTTAAAAACTGCAATATCGGAACATAGACAAAAATTGGCCGACCAGCTTGTTGAAGCTGCTTGCCAACCCTCTACTCGTGGCGCTGAGCTTCGTGCAGACATTTTAGCTTTAAAAAAGCTTGGGGATGGCCCTCGTGCACATACATTACTACTTAATGCTCATTACCGAAGGTTTCAATATAACATGCAAAGTCTGCGTCCATCAAGCACCTCGTATGGAGGAGCATTTACAGCTGTTCTTTCACAACTTGTGTTCTCATCGATCGCACAAGCAGCAGATGACTCTTTAGCTGTATTTGGTGAAGAACCAGCATATACATCTGAACTTGTGACTTGGTCGATTGATCTGACTGAAACTTTAGCACTTCTTGTAAAGAGACATGCATTATCTGCTTCAGTAGCTGCTGGAGGGCTAAGAGCTGCAGCTGAGTGCGTTCAGATAGCGTTGGGTCATTGCTCTTTGCTGGAATCTCGTGGTTTGGCACTCTGCCCTGTATTGTTGAGGCTTTTTAGGCCTAGTGTTGAACAGGCACTTGATGCCAATCTGAAAAGAATTGAAGAAAGCAGTGCTGCGCTAGCTGCTGCTGATGATTGGGTGCTTACTTATCCTCCTGTTGGTACACGTCCGTCTGGGAGGTCCGCAACTACATCTATTGGTTCTTTGATAGCCTCCCAGCCAAAGCTTTCAAGTAGTGCCCACAGGTTTAACTCAATGGTTCAGGAATTCTTCGAAGATGTTGGACCAATCATTAACATGCAATTGGGCGGTACAACATTGGAAGGTCTACTGCGAGTATTCACATCATATGTGAACTTGCTGATAACTGCACTGCCAGGTGGGATGGAAGATGAAGGGAACTTAGAAGGTTGCGAGAACAAAATTGTTAGGATGGCTGAAACCGAAACGCAACAGATGGCTTTATTAGCAAATGCATCTTTATTAGCAGATGAACTACTGCCACGAGCATTCATGAAGCTTAACTCACAGAATCAGGTTGGTGGAAAAGATGAACTGCCTAGAGGAGCTTCAGACCGACAAAATCGTGGTCCAGAACAAAGGGAATGGAAGAAGCGGCTTCAACGCTCTGTTGACAGATTAAGAGATACTTTCTGTCGTCAACACGCCCTTGAATTGATTTTCACTGAAGATGGGTTTACCCATTTGAATGCGGAGACGTATTTAAATATGGATGGGAATGTGGAAGAGCATGAGTGGTTTCCATCACCAATATTTCAAGAACTATTTGCGAAAGTCAGTAGGATGGCAACCATAGCGGCCGACATGTTTGTGGGGAGGGAAAGATTTGCAACTATTTTATTGATGAGATTAACAGAGACTGTAATAATGTGGCTCTCGAACGACCAAGCCTTTTGGGAGGAAGTTGAGTCGGGTCCAAGACCAATGCGACCTCTCGGACTTCAACAGTTTTATTTGGACATGGAGTTCGTAACTCTTTTTACATCCCAAGGCCGCTACTTATCTCGTAATCTTCATCAAGTAATTAAGGACATAATAGCTAGAGCATTGGAAGCATATGCTACAACCGGAGAAGATCCGTATAGTGTATTGCCAGAAGACGAATGGTTTGCTGAAGTTGCTCAAATATCAATCAAAATCATGACTGATAAAGCTAAGTATGGAAATGGAGATCGAGATGTTGAAAGCCCAACTGCTTCCATTTCAGCGCAATCCATTTCCTCAGTTGTATCTCATGGGAGTTCCTAA